A section of the Sander vitreus isolate 19-12246 chromosome 19, sanVit1, whole genome shotgun sequence genome encodes:
- the lrp10 gene encoding low-density lipoprotein receptor-related protein 10 isoform X1, which produces MTVTYNLCALLVFTITACSRFKPALCAARCGHSLQVLDSKVGEITSSAYHSWSYRFGSTYDCWIIEGSEGEPIVLSFSQFSVRCRKEWVSIKSSAGGEPLVLCGSKLPQPMEFPGGNITVMHHFLPHLFPVSSFLLNYARDSGECPVTSFECLGGRCLPLSWRCNGQVECLGEGAGLGTDEQGCDAEEETTEPPKYGSTQAWEEAKAETYTKKNPYWDPDRHYVADSESDVWALLKEREKEEAQVDREQPQTRRELVVTPTPIEWPCGGLLQTFYGTFSPPAIRGPALFCVWTLDPQDSRPLRLDLQQLVLGPGDRLTVYNREQGKGEVIKIITSVSNYKSVQVESHTGLLSMTYKTLPGSEGSGFNATFHVGTYCPPWEGRCGGAAGGCFTQEQRCDGKWDCPETGKDEEGCRGCSPNQFACGVAGQKAVASSHFAGRPVCYPVTERCNYQLYCADGSDERDCTMCQPGTFHCDSDRCVFESWRCDGQVDCKDGTDELNCTVILPRKVITAATVGSLVCGLLLVIAMGCTCKLYSLRTREYSLFAPISRQEAELIQQQAPPSYGQLIAQGIIPPVEDFPTENPNETSSLSLRGILQLLRQDAATSPHRRRRPRFIRRAVRRMRRWGLIPRPPSRPSQASSSSQQQSDAAPSGQEPAHSTPTNSSSAVEAVNQPVRQKLGLLAQSEQQQQQEAPPSLLPVPLPPAASPPPPPYAPPAPSPVSPHTPPVPVPPSSPSLASIFHTLGLSISLFRASPSSSSTNSMPLSTSPSFSSSSSDDEVLLIPLSEDTTSEDDVPMLT; this is translated from the exons ATGACCGTCACTTACAACCTCTGTGCCCTCCTGGTTTTCACCATAACAG CATGCAGCCGTTTTAAGCCTGCCCTCTGCGCTG CCCGCTGTGGGCATTCCCTCCAAGTCTTGGACAGTAAAGTGGGAGAGATCACGAGTTCTGCTTACCACAGCTGGTCCTACCGCTTCGGCTCTACCTATGACTGCTGGATCATCGAGGGTTCGGAAGGAGAACCTATCGTTCTCAG CTTTTCCCAGTTTTCAGTACGGTGTAGGAAGGAATGGGTGTCTATAAAATCATCAGCTGGCGGCGAGCCGCTTGTCCTTTGTGGCTCCAAGTTGCCGCAACCAATGGAGTTCCCAGGGGGAAATATTACAGTGATGCACCACTTCCTTCCGCATCTGTTCCCTGTGTCGTCTTTTCTGTTGAACTACGCCAGAG ACTCTGGTGAATGTCCAGTAACATCCTTTGAGTGTCTGGGGGGTCGCTGCCTTCCTCTCTCTTGGCGCTGTAATGGCCAGGTGGAGTGTCTCGGGGAAGGTGCTGGCCTCGGCACAGATGAACAGGGCTGTGATGCAGAAGAGGAGACCACAGAACCCCCGAAGTACGGCAGCACGCAGGCATGGGAGGAGGCCAAAGCAGAGACCTATACAAAGAAGAATCCATATTGGGACCCAGATAGACATTATGTTGCAGATTCTGAGTCTGATGTGTGGGCGCTGctgaaggagagggagaaggaggaggccCAGGTGGACCGAGAGCAGCCTCAGACTCGCAGGGAGCTCGTTGTGACGCCCACTCCCATTGAGTGGCCCTGCGGAGGGCTCCTCCAGACCTTCTATGGGACCTTCTCCCCTCCAGCCATCCGGGGCCCCGCACTGTTCTGTGTCTGGACTCTGGACCCTCAGGACTCAAGGCCACTGAGGCTAGACCTGCAGCAGCTGGTGCTGGGACCCGGGGATAGACTCACTGTGTACAACAGAGAGCAAGGCAAAGGAGAAGTTATTAAAATT ATCACCAGCGTCTCTAATTACAAATCAGTCCAAGTTGAATCCCATACTGGCCTGCTGTCAATGACATACAAGACTCTTCCTGGTTCGGAGGGGAGTGGCTTTAACGCAACGTTCCATGTCGGGACCTACTGCCCCCCTTGGGAGGGCCGGTGTGGAGGAGCAGCGGGAGGCTGCTTTACCCAGGAGCAACGCTGCGACGGGAAATGGGATTGTCCCGAAACAGGGAAGGACGAGGAGGGTTGCAGGGGCTGCAGTCCGAACCAGTTTGCCTGCGGAGTGGCAGGGCAGAAAGCGGTGGCATCCAGTCACTTTGCTGGCAGACCGGTGTGCTACCCAGTGACAGAGAGATGCAACTACCAGCTGTATTGTGCCGATGGCAGCGACGAGAGGGACTGCACCATGTGTCAGCCAGGGACCTTTCATTGTGACAGCgacag gtgtgtgtttgagagctGGCGCTGTGACGGCCAGGTGGACTGTAAGGACGGAACAGACGAGCTCAACTGCACGGTCATCCTTCCCCGCAAGGTTATCACCGCGGCAACAGTGGGCAGCCTCGTCTGTGGGCTTCTGCTAGTTATTGCCATGGGCTGCACCTGTAAACTGTACTCGCTCAGGACCAGGGAGTACAG CTTGTTTGCGCCAATCAGCCGCCAGGAAGCAGAGCTGATCCAGCAGCAGGCTCCTCCCTCCTACGGTCAGCTGATTGCACAGGGTATCATCCCCCCAGTGGAGGACTTCCCCACAGAAAACCCTAATGAG ACCTCGTCACTTTCTCTGAGGGGAATTCTCCAGCTCCTCCGTCAGGACGCTGCCACCTCCCCACACCGCAGACGCAGGCCTCGATTCATCCGGCGGGCTGTTCGCCGCATGAGGAGGTGGGGTCTAATTCCCAGACCTCCGTCCAGGCCGAGTCAGGCGTCCAGCTCCAGCCAACAGCAGTCAGACGCCGCTCCCTCGGGCCAGGAACCAGCTCACTCCACTCCCACCAACTCCTCGTCGGCTGTGGAGGCGGTCAACCAGCCGGTGCGTCAGAAACTTGGCTTGTTGGCGCagtcagagcagcagcagcagcaagaagCACCGCCTTCTCTACTGCCGGTGCCACTGCCGCCTGCCGCttccccacctccacctccataCGCTCCCCCAGCTCCAAGCCCCGTCTCTCCCCACACTCCTCCTGTCCCTGTCCCCCCGAGCAGCCCCTCTCTGGCCTCCATCTTCCACACGCTGGGCCTGAGTATCTCCCTCTTCAGAGCCTcgccctcttcttcctccaccAACTCCATGCCCCTCTCCAcctctccttctttctcatcctcctcttcagaTGACGAGGTACTGCTTATCCCCCTGTCTGAAGATACCACTTCAGAGGATGACGTGCCCATGCTCACCTGA
- the lrp10 gene encoding low-density lipoprotein receptor-related protein 10 isoform X2: MTVTYNLCALLVFTITARCGHSLQVLDSKVGEITSSAYHSWSYRFGSTYDCWIIEGSEGEPIVLSFSQFSVRCRKEWVSIKSSAGGEPLVLCGSKLPQPMEFPGGNITVMHHFLPHLFPVSSFLLNYARDSGECPVTSFECLGGRCLPLSWRCNGQVECLGEGAGLGTDEQGCDAEEETTEPPKYGSTQAWEEAKAETYTKKNPYWDPDRHYVADSESDVWALLKEREKEEAQVDREQPQTRRELVVTPTPIEWPCGGLLQTFYGTFSPPAIRGPALFCVWTLDPQDSRPLRLDLQQLVLGPGDRLTVYNREQGKGEVIKIITSVSNYKSVQVESHTGLLSMTYKTLPGSEGSGFNATFHVGTYCPPWEGRCGGAAGGCFTQEQRCDGKWDCPETGKDEEGCRGCSPNQFACGVAGQKAVASSHFAGRPVCYPVTERCNYQLYCADGSDERDCTMCQPGTFHCDSDRCVFESWRCDGQVDCKDGTDELNCTVILPRKVITAATVGSLVCGLLLVIAMGCTCKLYSLRTREYSLFAPISRQEAELIQQQAPPSYGQLIAQGIIPPVEDFPTENPNETSSLSLRGILQLLRQDAATSPHRRRRPRFIRRAVRRMRRWGLIPRPPSRPSQASSSSQQQSDAAPSGQEPAHSTPTNSSSAVEAVNQPVRQKLGLLAQSEQQQQQEAPPSLLPVPLPPAASPPPPPYAPPAPSPVSPHTPPVPVPPSSPSLASIFHTLGLSISLFRASPSSSSTNSMPLSTSPSFSSSSSDDEVLLIPLSEDTTSEDDVPMLT; this comes from the exons ATGACCGTCACTTACAACCTCTGTGCCCTCCTGGTTTTCACCATAACAG CCCGCTGTGGGCATTCCCTCCAAGTCTTGGACAGTAAAGTGGGAGAGATCACGAGTTCTGCTTACCACAGCTGGTCCTACCGCTTCGGCTCTACCTATGACTGCTGGATCATCGAGGGTTCGGAAGGAGAACCTATCGTTCTCAG CTTTTCCCAGTTTTCAGTACGGTGTAGGAAGGAATGGGTGTCTATAAAATCATCAGCTGGCGGCGAGCCGCTTGTCCTTTGTGGCTCCAAGTTGCCGCAACCAATGGAGTTCCCAGGGGGAAATATTACAGTGATGCACCACTTCCTTCCGCATCTGTTCCCTGTGTCGTCTTTTCTGTTGAACTACGCCAGAG ACTCTGGTGAATGTCCAGTAACATCCTTTGAGTGTCTGGGGGGTCGCTGCCTTCCTCTCTCTTGGCGCTGTAATGGCCAGGTGGAGTGTCTCGGGGAAGGTGCTGGCCTCGGCACAGATGAACAGGGCTGTGATGCAGAAGAGGAGACCACAGAACCCCCGAAGTACGGCAGCACGCAGGCATGGGAGGAGGCCAAAGCAGAGACCTATACAAAGAAGAATCCATATTGGGACCCAGATAGACATTATGTTGCAGATTCTGAGTCTGATGTGTGGGCGCTGctgaaggagagggagaaggaggaggccCAGGTGGACCGAGAGCAGCCTCAGACTCGCAGGGAGCTCGTTGTGACGCCCACTCCCATTGAGTGGCCCTGCGGAGGGCTCCTCCAGACCTTCTATGGGACCTTCTCCCCTCCAGCCATCCGGGGCCCCGCACTGTTCTGTGTCTGGACTCTGGACCCTCAGGACTCAAGGCCACTGAGGCTAGACCTGCAGCAGCTGGTGCTGGGACCCGGGGATAGACTCACTGTGTACAACAGAGAGCAAGGCAAAGGAGAAGTTATTAAAATT ATCACCAGCGTCTCTAATTACAAATCAGTCCAAGTTGAATCCCATACTGGCCTGCTGTCAATGACATACAAGACTCTTCCTGGTTCGGAGGGGAGTGGCTTTAACGCAACGTTCCATGTCGGGACCTACTGCCCCCCTTGGGAGGGCCGGTGTGGAGGAGCAGCGGGAGGCTGCTTTACCCAGGAGCAACGCTGCGACGGGAAATGGGATTGTCCCGAAACAGGGAAGGACGAGGAGGGTTGCAGGGGCTGCAGTCCGAACCAGTTTGCCTGCGGAGTGGCAGGGCAGAAAGCGGTGGCATCCAGTCACTTTGCTGGCAGACCGGTGTGCTACCCAGTGACAGAGAGATGCAACTACCAGCTGTATTGTGCCGATGGCAGCGACGAGAGGGACTGCACCATGTGTCAGCCAGGGACCTTTCATTGTGACAGCgacag gtgtgtgtttgagagctGGCGCTGTGACGGCCAGGTGGACTGTAAGGACGGAACAGACGAGCTCAACTGCACGGTCATCCTTCCCCGCAAGGTTATCACCGCGGCAACAGTGGGCAGCCTCGTCTGTGGGCTTCTGCTAGTTATTGCCATGGGCTGCACCTGTAAACTGTACTCGCTCAGGACCAGGGAGTACAG CTTGTTTGCGCCAATCAGCCGCCAGGAAGCAGAGCTGATCCAGCAGCAGGCTCCTCCCTCCTACGGTCAGCTGATTGCACAGGGTATCATCCCCCCAGTGGAGGACTTCCCCACAGAAAACCCTAATGAG ACCTCGTCACTTTCTCTGAGGGGAATTCTCCAGCTCCTCCGTCAGGACGCTGCCACCTCCCCACACCGCAGACGCAGGCCTCGATTCATCCGGCGGGCTGTTCGCCGCATGAGGAGGTGGGGTCTAATTCCCAGACCTCCGTCCAGGCCGAGTCAGGCGTCCAGCTCCAGCCAACAGCAGTCAGACGCCGCTCCCTCGGGCCAGGAACCAGCTCACTCCACTCCCACCAACTCCTCGTCGGCTGTGGAGGCGGTCAACCAGCCGGTGCGTCAGAAACTTGGCTTGTTGGCGCagtcagagcagcagcagcagcaagaagCACCGCCTTCTCTACTGCCGGTGCCACTGCCGCCTGCCGCttccccacctccacctccataCGCTCCCCCAGCTCCAAGCCCCGTCTCTCCCCACACTCCTCCTGTCCCTGTCCCCCCGAGCAGCCCCTCTCTGGCCTCCATCTTCCACACGCTGGGCCTGAGTATCTCCCTCTTCAGAGCCTcgccctcttcttcctccaccAACTCCATGCCCCTCTCCAcctctccttctttctcatcctcctcttcagaTGACGAGGTACTGCTTATCCCCCTGTCTGAAGATACCACTTCAGAGGATGACGTGCCCATGCTCACCTGA